Below is a window of Mycobacterium dioxanotrophicus DNA.
CTGAATCAATCGCACGGCGAGCATGGCCCGGACGGTCCTGTCGGCGAGGGGATCGCCGGCGTCGACGGCGTGGCTGCGCAGCAGTCGCATCCCGTAGTCCTTGTCGTCGGCGAGAACCTGGGTGGTTCGATTCGCGCCGACCCCGGTGGTGCGCCCGTAGGTGGGAAAGCGTGCGCTCAGATCGGCTGCGCGGTGGTAGGCCTGTTCGACGCCGGCCAGGACTTCTGCGGAGATCGATACCTGTTCACGGCGGTCGGCGAGCGTCACGACGTCTGCAATCGTGCCCGTCCCGTTCAGCACAACCATGTAATTCTCCTCAATCTCTACCGCTGCCGCGTGACACGACCTATCATCGCTCCAACCTAAAAATTCCGCTAGATGGCAATCGAATTCCAGCCACTAGAAATGGCACGGGGTGAGAGGAGTGGCGAGTTGGCTGAGGCATCCACCCGGACCGTGGAGCGGGCACTGGCCCTGCTCGCCACGATCTGCGAGCGTGGCAGCGCGAATCTTGCTGACAGCGCCAGGGATTGCGATCTCGCGCCGAGCACCGCGCTGCGGTTGTTACGTACGTTGGAGGCCACGGGTTTCGTCGCGAAGGACGAGGCCGGCATCTACCGTCCCGGCGGCCGGATGATCCAACTGGGCGCCGCCGCGCTCAGCAGTGAGTCATTGACCGACCTGGCCAAGCCGGTCATGGAGAAACTCGTCGCACAGACCGGTGAGTCCGTCTACCTGTCGGTCGAATGGCACAGTGACCTCGCCATTTACATCGGCATCATGCAGGGCACTCACTCTGTGCGCCACACCAGTTGGGTGGGCCGGACCATTCCACTGGATATCTCCGCCGCGGGGCATGCGCTCCGCGGTGACGTCAACAGCGACGGGTACGTCGTTGTCGAACGCGGTGTCGAGCCCGACGTGACCGCGATCGCGTGCCCGGTGTACTCCGAAGCACGCATCGTCGCAGCGCTGAGTTTCGTGATCCCGAGTTACCGGGTCACCGAATCCGAGGCGTCCCGGTGCGGCGAGCTGCTGGTCTCGGCTGCGGCGGAGTTGTCCGCCCAGCTGAGCCGTTCCCCCAAGCCAGACTCCGAAGAAAGACAGTCATGATCACATTCGACAACGTCTCCAAGGTGTACCCGGACGGCACGGTCGCCGTGGACAGCCTGACGTTGACCGCGCCCAACGGAAAGATCACCACGCTGGTCGGCCCGTCCGGCTGCGGCAAGACGACCTCGATGCGGATGATCAACCGGCTCATCGAACCCAGCTCGGGCACAATCGAACTCGACGGAGTCGACACCCAGTCGCTGGACCGGGTGTCGCTGCGACGCCGAATCGGCTACGTCATCCAGAACGCGGGCCTGTTTCCCCACCGCACGGTCGTCGACAACGTGGCCGCGCTGCCGCGGTTGCTCGGCGGCGGCAAGAAGGAAACCCGTTCCAAGGCAATGGAACTGCTGGAACGTGTCGGGCTCGACGCCAAGTTCGCCCGGCGTTA
It encodes the following:
- a CDS encoding IclR family transcriptional regulator; translated protein: MAEASTRTVERALALLATICERGSANLADSARDCDLAPSTALRLLRTLEATGFVAKDEAGIYRPGGRMIQLGAAALSSESLTDLAKPVMEKLVAQTGESVYLSVEWHSDLAIYIGIMQGTHSVRHTSWVGRTIPLDISAAGHALRGDVNSDGYVVVERGVEPDVTAIACPVYSEARIVAALSFVIPSYRVTESEASRCGELLVSAAAELSAQLSRSPKPDSEERQS